The Amycolatopsis nigrescens CSC17Ta-90 genomic interval GTCCAGCCCGACCTTGCCGACGATCGTGCCGTCCTCGCCGATGTCCAGCGCCGCACCGGTTTCCTTGCCAGGCATGGGCAGGTCGACCGGCTCGTCCGCGCCGGCGGGCCAGGTCACCGGGACCGGGACGGGCGGTCCGCTGTCGGTGGGCATCTGACGGCTGCCCACCAGCCTGCCCGCGTCGTCGAGCGCGCGGACCGTGCCCCCGCCGACGATCCGGAAGCCGATCTCGGCGTCGTAGGTCCAGGATTCCTCGTCGCCGTCGGCGTTCTCGCGGTTCCCGGCCACCACGCCACCGGCGTTGACGTCGGCCGCCTCGGTGAAGCTCCCGGGGATGTCCACCGTGCTCACCTCGCCGTCGTGCCAGAGGGCGAGGTCGCGGTCCAGGGGCGCCAGGCCCCGGATGACGTGCCCGAGCAAGGGGGTGCCGCCGGGTCCGGAACCCGAAACGGCGCTTCCATTGGTGCCTTCTGGCACCGGCAGCCGCTCGATCGCGCAGGTGGTCGGCGGCGCGGCCGCACCCGCCGACGCCACCGGCAGCGCCACCGGCAGCGCCACCGGCAGCGCCACGAACGCGGTGAGCAGGCCCGCCGTGATCTTCCTCCGAGTCGCCGACATGGTGTCCCCTCTGGTCCGATCGAGCGTTTCCGGCACGACTCTCCCACGGGTTTCCCTGTGCTGTCAGGCGATACCGTGCAACAGGGTGCGCACTACCCGGTCGGCGAGGGCGTCGATCTCGCCGTCATCAGCGCTGTCGGCGCTGTCGTGAAAAGTTTCGTTGATCAGGGCGTAGTAGACGCGGCGCGCCCATGCCGGGTCCACCTCGGCCTTGATCAGGCCCGCGTCCCGGACCCGGCGGAACCAGGCGTCGGACTTCTCGATCAGCTCGGCCTGCAGGGCGGCCACCACCGGGTTCGACGGCGAGAGATGGCTGAAGGCGAACCGCCGACCCAACTTCACCTTGAGCACGTTGACCGTTGCCTGGTGCAGGGCGATCAGCGGGGGCGCCGTGCCGACGCGGCCGGCGTCGACCGCGTCGCTCAGCTGCCGGATAGCGGATTCGGCGATCCCGTCGAGCAGGGCCTCGCGGGTGGCGAACCGGCGGTGCACCGTCGTCCGCGACACTCCGGCGGCCTCGGCCACCTGTTCCATGGTCGCCGCGGGATTGCCCGCGAGCACCCGTTCCGCCGCTTCGAGGATCGTCCGCACGGTTCGTTCCGCATCCGCGCGCAACGGACGGTTGTCACCAGCCACCCCTGGACAGTACCCAACCAGACCCTACTTGAAACAACTTGCCCCACTTGTTGACATAGCTGATACAACTTGTTTCACAAGATCGGAAGGAGACGACCATGCGCCGCGCACCGACGACCGCCTCCCCCAGCCGGGCCGAAATGGCGTCCGCCGCCCGCTCGGCGGCCGAGGAGTTCATCGCGCTCGCCCTCTCCGCACCGGACCCGGAAACGCCGGTGCCGGCGACCCCCGGCTGGTCGGTCACCGACGTGCTCGGGCACGTGTCCGCCGAACCCGCCCGCTATCACGAGCTCGCGCACGGCAGGGGCCGATGGCCGGCGCAGGTCGCCGACCTGCCCGCCTTCAACGCCGAGCAGGTGAGCACGCTGCCCACCCGCGCGCCGGCCGAGCTGGCGGCCCGGCTTCGCGATGGGCTCGACGCCTTCCTGGAGACGATCGAAGGTTTCGGCGACGACCAGCCGCTGATGGACTTCGACGGCGACCAGCGGGTACGGGTGGATCGGTCACTGGGCACACTGATCGGCGAGTTCGTGGTGCACGGCCACGACCTCGCGCGGGCGCTCGGCCGTCCACGGCGGATCAGGCCGGAGCTGGTACCGATGGTCCTCCTCGGCCAGCACCAGGTGATGCCGGGCTGGGTGGACCGGGACCGGACCGCCGGGCACACCGCGACCTACGAGTTCCGGCTGCGCGGACAGGAGACCCACGTCTACGAGTTCCACAATGGACACTTGACGGTGGATCCGCCGCGGCCGGGCCGGATCGACGTGCGCATCAGCGCGGACCCGGTGACCGCCCTGCTGCTCAACTACGGCCGGATCAGGCCGTGGCCCGCCACGCTCACCGGAAAGCTCACCGCATGGGGCCGCCGCCCGTGGCTCGCCGCCGGGCTGGTCACCCGTTTCCTTCCCCCGTGACCGCTCAGCCGCGGTCGGCACTGCCCGCGAGTTCCCGTTCCTCCGCCTGTGCCTGCTTGGCCGAGGTCGAGCGGGAGCGGAGCAGGCTGGCCACGGTGGTCACCGCCAGCACGCCGACGATGATGCCGAGGGACAGCGCGATCCCGATGTGCGGCACCGCGAAATGGATCTCGTCGATGTTGGATCCGTGCAGCGCCTCGATGATCAGCTTCAGCCCGATGAACCCGAGCACCACGGCCAGGCCGTAGTTCAGGTACACCAGGCGTTCGAGCAGCCCGCCGATGACGAAGTAGAGCTGCCGGAGTCCTAGCAGCGCCAGCGCGTTCGCGGTGAACACGATGAAGCCGTTCGTGGTGAGGCCGAAGATCGCGGGAATGGAGTCGAGCGCGAAAACCACGTTGGCGATGCCGAGCGCGGCGACCACCATGATCATCGGGGTGAACAGCCGCCGGCCGCCCACCTTCGTGGTCAGCTTGCCGCCGTCGTAGGAGTCCGAGGTGCGCAGCACCCGTTGCAGGGCACGGACGACGACATTGTCCGGCGTTTCCGTCTCACTTTCGCCACCGCTCTCTTTGGCGACCTTGACCGCGGTGTAGATGAGGAACGCGCCGAAAACGTAGAAGATCCAGTTGAAGGCGCTGAGCGCCGCCGCACCCGCCGCGATGCAGGCACCCCGCAGCACCAGGGAGAGCACGATGCCGATGAACAACACCCGGTGCTGGTGCTCCCTCGGCACCGAGAAGCGCGACATGATGATCACGAACACGAACAGGTTGTCCACCGAGAGGCTGTATTCGGTGACGTATCCGGCGAAGAACTCGGCGCCACTGGTCGGCCCGGCGAAGATGAGCAGCGCCAGACCGAAGAGCACCGCCAGCCCGACGCAGGCCAGCACCCACAGCCCGGCCTCCCTGACCCCGACCTCGCGCGGGCGCCTGCCGACCAGCACGAGGTCGCCGACGATCAGCGCGGTCAGGCCGACCAGGGTGGCGACCCACACCCACACCGGGAAACTCATCGACAAGGCACCTCCAGCGCATGATTCGACCCCGGGATCTCCCGGCGTGAATGAACCCGATAAGTCCGAATTGCATGCAGTATACTGTATGTCACATAGACGATCAAGGACGCGGTTGCCGGAAAACCCTTACCGGACAACATATCCAGCCATTCCGGACAGAACGGCGAAAAGAGGCGCACGGGGAAGATCGGTTTCTTTTCCGCCGCGCTATCCGGTGCGGATAGGCTCGGACCGTCTCGGAAAAGGGAAGGAGCGCGGGTGGCAACCAGGGATCCCGACGCATCACCGGAGGGCGCCGCCCCGCCGGGCACCCAGGCGATCGGCCGCGCGCTGGCCACCCTGAAACTGCTCGCCGAATGCGAGCAGGATCTGACGGTCGCGCGCATCGCGGCAGAGCTCGGCCTGTCCTCCGGCACGGCGAACCGGGTGATCCGCGCCCTCGCCGCGGGCGGGCTGGTCACCCACAACGCGCTGACCGACGGCTACTACCTCGGCACCGGCGCCGTCCTGCTGGGACAGGCCGCGCAGCGCGGTTTCGGCCTCGACCGCGCCCTGCCGGTACTCGAACAGGTCAACGCGGAGACCGAGGAATCGGTGAACCTGGCCGTCCGCGAAGGCACCGAGTCGGTGGTGATGCTCCGCGTCCAGTCCACCCTCCCGCTGCGTTTCGAACAGCACACCGGCGCCCGGTTCCCGTTGTACACCACCGCTTCCGGCAAAGCGATCCTCGCGCACTCGGTGGACACCGAGCAGTACCTCGCCGCGCTGCCAGAGCGGCTGCCCCGGCTGACCGAGCACACCCTGGACACCCCGGCCAAGCTGGCCGAGCAGCTGGAGCAGGTCCGGCGGCGCGGCTACAGCGTGGACGCGGAGGAGAACGTCGCGGGCGTCCGGTGCGTCGGCGCGCCGGTGCTCGATTCCGACGGCCGGGCGCACGCGGCACTGGTCATCCAGGTGCCCACCGTGCGGATGCCGGGCGCGCGGCTGCACGAACTGGGCGCGCGGGCGATGACCGCGGCCAAGGAGATCGCGCAGTTCGTGCCGATCAACCGGAACCTGTCCCGCTGACCCCGAGCGCCCGTGCGGTCAGGGTGGCCAGGTGCACCGGTTCCCGGTCGGTCAGCTGCCTGATCTGGGTGCGGCAGCTGAACCCGTCCGCGTGCACCACCGTCCCGCCGCCCGCCGCCCGCACCGCGGGCAGCAGCTCCTGCTCACCGCAGGCCACCGAGACGTCGTAGTTGCCGCGCTCGAAGCCGAAGTTACCGGCCAGCCCGCAGCAGCCGCCTTCGAGCACGTCGACCTCGCCGGCGACCGCACCGAGCAGTTCCCGGTCGGCGGCGAAACCGAGGTCGGCGTGCTGATGGCAGTGCACCTGGGTGAGCACCCGCTCGGCTGCGGGGGCACGACCGCGACGCACGAAGTTTTCGCCCACCTGCTCGGCGAAGGTCCGCACGCACGCGGCCAGAGCCGGCACGCGGGGATCGTCGGGCAGCAGTTCCGCGGCGTCGGTGCGCAGCATCGCGGTGCAGCTCGGTTCCAGTCCGATCACCGGGATCCCGCGCTCCAGCCAGGGTTCCAGCACGTCCAGGGTGCGCAGCAGCTTCTTGCGCGCGGTCGAGAGCTGTCCGGTGCTGTACCAGGTCAGTCCACAGCAGACCGGTTTGGCCGGCAGGTGCACCTGGTGGCCCAGCTCCTCCAGCACGGCCACCGCGTCCCGCCCGGTGCCGGGATCGAAGTGGTTGGTGAAGGTGTCGGGCCAGAGCACCACCGGTTCTCCCCCGGCTTCTCCCCCGGCGCGGCCGCGCCACCAGCCGCGCAGGGTCTGCCCGGCCAGTCGCGGGATATCGCGCTCGGCCGCGATTCCGCCCACCCGCTTGAGCAGCGGGGCCAGCGGTGAGCCGGTGACCGCGTTGACCGCACGCGGCAGCAGTGCCCCCGCCCGCAGCCAGCGGGGCAGCGCGCCCATGCCGTAGTGCGACATCGGCCTCGGGCGGTTTTCGTAGTACCTGCTGAGGAACTCGGTCTTGTACGCGGCCATGTCCACGCCGACCGGGCAGTCCGTCTTGCAGCCCTTGCAGCCGAGGCAGCCGTCCAGCGCCTCCTTGACCTCGGGCGAGCGCCAACCTTCGGTCACCACCTCCCCGGCGAGCATCTCGAACAGCAGCCGGGAACGGCCGCGCGTCGAATGCTGCTCCTCACCGGTGGCGCGGTAGCTGGGGCACATCACGCCGCCGGAGGGGGCGAGGCATTTGCCGACGCCGACGCAGCGGCGGGTCGCCGCGGCGAAGTCCCCGCCATCGGCGTGCAGCGCCAGCCGCGCGCGGGTGGGCAGCACCGGCGGGGCCACCAACGGCCGCAGGTCGGCGTCCAGCGGCGCCGGGTCCACCACGCGACGGGGGTTCATCCTGCCTTCCGGGTCGAAGGCGGACTTGAACTCGCGGAAGGCGCTGATGATCTTCGGCGGGAACATCTTCGGCAGCAGTTCCGCGCGGGCCTGCCCGTCCCCGTGCTCGCCGGACAGCGATCCACCGTGCGCCACCACCAGATCCGCCGCCTCGGTCAGGAAGCTCCGGTACCGCTGCCGGGCATCCGCGGCGGTGAACGGGAAATCGATGCGCACGTGCAGGCACCCGTCGCCGAAATGGCCGTAGATCGCGCCGCGCCTGCCGTGCCCCTCCAGCAGTTTTTCGAACTCCCGCAGGTACTGCCCGAGCCGCTCCGGCGGCACCGCCGCGTCCTCCCAGCCCGACCACGCCTCCGAACCGTCCGCCAGCCTGGTCGCCAGTCCCGCGCCCTCCTCCCTGATCCGCCACAGGGCACGACGGCGAGCCGGGTCGGTGACCACCAGCGCGCTGGCGCCAACCTGCGGCGCCAGCGCCGCCACCTGCCTGGCCCGTTCGGCGGCCTCTTCCTCGGTGTCACCACCGGTTTCGAGGTAGAGCCATGCGTCCCCCGCGGGCAGCCCGGCGTCGGCGGCCGCGGCACCGCGGCGAGCGCGCAGGGCCGCCACGATCTGCCCGTCGATGCCCTCCACGGTGAGCACCGGCAGGTCGCGCAACGCGGGCACGGCGTCCGCGGCGCTCACGTTGTCCGCGAAGCCCAGCACCGCCATCGAGCGCACCGCGGGCGCGGCCACCAGGTCCACGGTCGCGCTCAGCAGGGTCGCGCAGGTGCCCTCGCTGCCGACCAGCGCCCGCGCCAGGTTCCGGCCGTTTTCCGGCAGCAGGGCGTCCAGGTTGTAGCCGGAAACCCGCCGCGGCAGGGCGGGGAAGGCGGCGCGGATCAGGTCGGCGTCCCGTTCGGACAGTGCGGCCAGCTCGCGGTAGAGCGCGCCGACCCTGTCCTCGCGGGCGCACCGCCGCGCCAGCTCTTCCTCGCTGGTGGGACCGACTTCGAGCACGGTGCCGTCCGCCAGCGCGATCTCCAGCGAGCGCACGTTGTCTGCCGTCTTTCCCCAGGCCACCGAGTGCGAGCCGCAGGCGTTGTTGCCGATCATCCCGCCGAGCGTGCACCGGCTGTGCGTGGACGGGTCCGGGCCGAAAGTCAGGCCGTGCGGTGCGGCGGCGGCCCGCAGCTGGTCGAGGACGAGGCCGGGCTGCACCCGTGCGACGGCGCGCGCCGGGTCGAGTTCGAGCACCTGGTTCAGGTGCCGGGTGAAGTCGAGGACGACCGCGGTGTTCGCCGCCTGCCCCCCGATGCTGGTGCCCGCGCCGCGCGGCAACACCGGCAGGCCCCGCTGCGCGCAGACGTCGAGCGCCGCCAGCACGTCGGCGTTCGAACGCGGCGCCACCACCGCGATCGGCACGTGCCGGTAGTTGGACGCGTCCGTGGAGTACATCGCGCGGGTCGCGTCGTCCACCCGCACCTCGCCGGCGACCACCCCGGACAGCGCGCTCTCCAGCTCGTCGATTTCCCTTGCCGCAGCCACCAATTCGGGCTCCCGTCTGCTTCGGACTCCGTCGCCGGCGCGCGATCCGGTCTTTACGAACGCCGCCATGGCACCTACCGTGGTCTGCCACATAGTGGTTGCCCCTCCCACATAGTGTCAATGGCCGGGGCGTCGCCACCCATCACCGATGATTGGAGCCCGTCGATGGAGCCGGACATCCACCGCAACGAGAGCGTGTTCACCTGGGCAGCACCCCCGCTGAAGTTCGGCGCGGGCGCGCTCGACGAGATCGGCGCCGAGGCCGCGGCGACCGGCGCGACCTCCTGCCTGGTGCTCACCGACCCCGGGGTACGGGAGACCGGGATTCCCGACCAGGTGCGGCACAGCCTCACCGCGGCCGGGCTCAAGGCCGAGGTCTTCGACCAGGTCGGGGTCGAGCCGACCGACCAGAGCATCGCCGAGGCGATCGCCTACGCACGGGAACAGGAGTGGGACTGCTTCGTCGCGGTCGG includes:
- a CDS encoding FAD-binding and (Fe-S)-binding domain-containing protein yields the protein MAAAREIDELESALSGVVAGEVRVDDATRAMYSTDASNYRHVPIAVVAPRSNADVLAALDVCAQRGLPVLPRGAGTSIGGQAANTAVVLDFTRHLNQVLELDPARAVARVQPGLVLDQLRAAAAPHGLTFGPDPSTHSRCTLGGMIGNNACGSHSVAWGKTADNVRSLEIALADGTVLEVGPTSEEELARRCAREDRVGALYRELAALSERDADLIRAAFPALPRRVSGYNLDALLPENGRNLARALVGSEGTCATLLSATVDLVAAPAVRSMAVLGFADNVSAADAVPALRDLPVLTVEGIDGQIVAALRARRGAAAADAGLPAGDAWLYLETGGDTEEEAAERARQVAALAPQVGASALVVTDPARRRALWRIREEGAGLATRLADGSEAWSGWEDAAVPPERLGQYLREFEKLLEGHGRRGAIYGHFGDGCLHVRIDFPFTAADARQRYRSFLTEAADLVVAHGGSLSGEHGDGQARAELLPKMFPPKIISAFREFKSAFDPEGRMNPRRVVDPAPLDADLRPLVAPPVLPTRARLALHADGGDFAAATRRCVGVGKCLAPSGGVMCPSYRATGEEQHSTRGRSRLLFEMLAGEVVTEGWRSPEVKEALDGCLGCKGCKTDCPVGVDMAAYKTEFLSRYYENRPRPMSHYGMGALPRWLRAGALLPRAVNAVTGSPLAPLLKRVGGIAAERDIPRLAGQTLRGWWRGRAGGEAGGEPVVLWPDTFTNHFDPGTGRDAVAVLEELGHQVHLPAKPVCCGLTWYSTGQLSTARKKLLRTLDVLEPWLERGIPVIGLEPSCTAMLRTDAAELLPDDPRVPALAACVRTFAEQVGENFVRRGRAPAAERVLTQVHCHQHADLGFAADRELLGAVAGEVDVLEGGCCGLAGNFGFERGNYDVSVACGEQELLPAVRAAGGGTVVHADGFSCRTQIRQLTDREPVHLATLTARALGVSGTGSG
- a CDS encoding IclR family transcriptional regulator, producing the protein MATRDPDASPEGAAPPGTQAIGRALATLKLLAECEQDLTVARIAAELGLSSGTANRVIRALAAGGLVTHNALTDGYYLGTGAVLLGQAAQRGFGLDRALPVLEQVNAETEESVNLAVREGTESVVMLRVQSTLPLRFEQHTGARFPLYTTASGKAILAHSVDTEQYLAALPERLPRLTEHTLDTPAKLAEQLEQVRRRGYSVDAEENVAGVRCVGAPVLDSDGRAHAALVIQVPTVRMPGARLHELGARAMTAAKEIAQFVPINRNLSR
- a CDS encoding maleylpyruvate isomerase family mycothiol-dependent enzyme, translating into MRRAPTTASPSRAEMASAARSAAEEFIALALSAPDPETPVPATPGWSVTDVLGHVSAEPARYHELAHGRGRWPAQVADLPAFNAEQVSTLPTRAPAELAARLRDGLDAFLETIEGFGDDQPLMDFDGDQRVRVDRSLGTLIGEFVVHGHDLARALGRPRRIRPELVPMVLLGQHQVMPGWVDRDRTAGHTATYEFRLRGQETHVYEFHNGHLTVDPPRPGRIDVRISADPVTALLLNYGRIRPWPATLTGKLTAWGRRPWLAAGLVTRFLPP
- a CDS encoding TerC family protein, giving the protein MSFPVWVWVATLVGLTALIVGDLVLVGRRPREVGVREAGLWVLACVGLAVLFGLALLIFAGPTSGAEFFAGYVTEYSLSVDNLFVFVIIMSRFSVPREHQHRVLFIGIVLSLVLRGACIAAGAAALSAFNWIFYVFGAFLIYTAVKVAKESGGESETETPDNVVVRALQRVLRTSDSYDGGKLTTKVGGRRLFTPMIMVVAALGIANVVFALDSIPAIFGLTTNGFIVFTANALALLGLRQLYFVIGGLLERLVYLNYGLAVVLGFIGLKLIIEALHGSNIDEIHFAVPHIGIALSLGIIVGVLAVTTVASLLRSRSTSAKQAQAEERELAGSADRG
- a CDS encoding TetR/AcrR family transcriptional regulator, with the protein product MAGDNRPLRADAERTVRTILEAAERVLAGNPAATMEQVAEAAGVSRTTVHRRFATREALLDGIAESAIRQLSDAVDAGRVGTAPPLIALHQATVNVLKVKLGRRFAFSHLSPSNPVVAALQAELIEKSDAWFRRVRDAGLIKAEVDPAWARRVYYALINETFHDSADSADDGEIDALADRVVRTLLHGIA